In Oryza brachyantha chromosome 2, ObraRS2, whole genome shotgun sequence, a single window of DNA contains:
- the LOC102705692 gene encoding ubiquitin-conjugating enzyme E2 variant 1C, whose product MTLGSSGAGSSVVVPRNFRLLEELERGEKGIGDGTVSYGMDDADDIYMRSWTGTIIGPHNTVHEGRIYQLKLFCDKDYPEKPPSVRFHSRINMTCVNHETGVVDPKKFGLLANWQRDYTMENILVQLKKEMAAAQNRKLVQPPEGTFF is encoded by the exons ATGACGCTGGGGAGCTCCGGCGCCGGATCGAGCGTCGTCG TCCCTCGGAACTTCAGACTTCTAGAAGAACTTGAGCGTGGAGAAAAGGGCATTGGTGATGGCACTGTGAGCTATGGAATGGATGATGCTGATGACATTTACATGCGTTCATGGACTGGTACCATCATTGGCCCACACAAT ACTGTTCATGAAGGTCGCATCTACCAGCTGAAGTTGTTCTGTGACAAGGATTATCCAGAGAAGCCACCATCTGTCAGATTCCATTCAAGAATCAACATGACATGTGTTAATCACGAGACAGGAGTG GTTGACCCAAAGAAGTTTGGCTTGCTAGCAAACTGGCAGCGGGACTACACAATGGAAAACATCCTAGTCCAGCTCAAGAAAGAGATGGCAGCCGCGCAAAATCGCAAGCTTGTGCAGCCTCCAGAAGGGACATTCTTCTAG
- the LOC102705404 gene encoding glutelin type-B 2-like, which produces MATTVFSRFSIYFCVLLLCHGSMAQLFNPSTNPWDNPRQGSSRQCRFDRLQAFEPLRKVRSEAGVTEYFDEKNELFQCTGTFVIRRVIQPQGLLVPRYTNAPGLVYIIQGRGYIGLTFPGCPPTYQQQFQYFLPQEQSQSQKFRDEHQKIHQFRQGDIVVLPAGVAHWFYNDGDVPVVAVYVYDVKNSANQLEPRQREFLLGGNNMRAQQVYGSSVEQHSRQNIFSGFGVEILSEALGISTETTKRLQSQNDQRGEIIHVKNGLQFLKPTLTQQQEQAQAQYQEVQYSEQQQTSSRWNGLDENFCTIKARMNIENPSRADTYNPRAGRTTSLNSQKFPILNLVQMSATRVNLYQNAILSPFWNVNAHSLVYTIQGRGRVQVVSNFGKTVFDGELRPGQLLIIPQHYVVLKKAQREGFQYIAIKTNANAFVSQLVGKNSVFHSLPVDVIANVYRISSEQARSLKNNRGEEHGAFTPRSQQQSYPGFSNESESETSE; this is translated from the exons ATGGCAACTACCGTTTTCTCTCGGTTTTCTATATACTTTTGTGTTCTTCTCTTATGCCATGGTTCAATGGCCCAGCTATTTAATCCAAGTACAAACCCATGGGACAACCCTCGGCAAGGAAGTTCGAGACAGTGTAGATTCGATAGATTACAGGCATTTGAGCCTCTTCGGAAAGTGAGGTCAGAAGCTGGGGTGACTGAGTACTTTGACGAGAAGAATGAGTTGTTCCAGTGCACAGGTACTTTTGTCATCCGACGTGTCATTCAGCCTCAAGGCCTTCTGGTGCCTCGATACACCAATGCTCCTGGCTTGGTATATATCATCCAAG GGAGAGGTTATATTGGTTTGACCTTCCCCGGTTGCCCTCCTACTTACCAGCAGCAATTCCAATATTTTTTGCCTCAAGAACAAAGTCAGAGCCAAAAGTTTAGAGATGAGCACCAAAAGATCCATCAATTTAGGCAAGGAGATATTGTTGTGCTCCCGGCTGGTGTTGCACATTGGTTCTACAACGATGGTGATGTGCCAGTTGTTGCCGTATATGTTTATGATGTAAAAAACAGTGCTAATCAGCTTGAACCAAGGCAAAGG GAGTTCTTATTAGGCGGTAACAACATGAGAGCTCAACAAGTGTATGGTAGCTCAGTTGAGCAACACTCTAGGCAAAACATATTCAGCGGATTCGGTGTTGAGATACTAAGTGAGGCTCTAGGCATAAGTACAGAAACAACAAAGAGGTTACAGAGCCAAAATGACCAACGTGGAGAGATTATACATGTAAAGAATGGCCTTCAATTTTTGAAACCCACTTTGACACAACAACAAGAACAAGCGCAAGCTCAATACCAAGAAGTTCAGTACAGTGAGCAACAACAGACATCTTCCCGGTGGAATGGATTGGACGAGAACTTCTGCACAATCAAGGCCAGGATGAACATTGAGAACCCTAGTCGTGCTGATACATACAACCCACGTGCTGGAAGGACCACAAGTCTCAATAGCCAGAAGTTCCCCATCCTTAACCTCGTCCAAATGAGTGCTACGAGAGTAAATTTGTAtcag AATGCTATTCTCTCACCATTCTGGAATGTCAATGCTCATAGTTTGGTCTATACCATTCAAGGACGCGGTCGTGTTCAGGTTGTTAGTAACTTTGGCAAGACTGTGTTCGATGGTGAACTTCGCCCAGGACAACTGTTGATCATTCCACAACACTATGTTGTCTTGAAGAAAGCACAGCGTGAAGGATTCCAATACATTGCAATCAAGACAAATGCTAATGCCTTCGTGAGCCAGCTTGTAGGAAAAAACTCGGTATTCCATTCCTTGCCTGTTGATGTGATTGCTAATGTGTATCGCATCTCAAGCGAGCAAGCCAGAAGCCTCAAGAACAACAGGGGAGAAGAGCATGGTGCCTTCACCCCTAGATCTCAACAACAATCCTACCCAGGATTCTCGAATGAGTCCGAAAGCGAGACTTCGGAGTAA